The Vanessa atalanta chromosome 4, ilVanAtal1.2, whole genome shotgun sequence genome segment CCGTCCCGCTTATATATGGAGTATTATTGATTTTACTTGTTGAGCTGACAGGCGTTGATATGGAATTTGCTGACAATGCAGAATTTTCTGAACTCTTATTAGTCGGCTCAAACGAAGAATCAgtctttgttttgtttaataaatatttggcaCTTCTACTGGAGATTTCAACATTTTCATTGTCTATTTGTAGTAAAGGTTCTATTATGTTTTCCTCGAATTCCAGACTAAAATTTTGGACTTTTCTTTTCttagatgattttttaatttttgtgcctgctttctttatttcattttctatgCCACTAGTTATAGATGTTACGTCTATTCCATCATGAGATGTCtgtaaggaatatatatataatgaatatcaaGCTTTAATTATaggcaatttattatttaaaaaatattggctttaaattattgaatatttagttAGCTTAAAACAGTACCATAACTAGCCTTTTCGGGCACTAATGCAAAAAAACCCTTCTATATAATGAAAACGAACATGGACAGCCGAGCGTTAGACGAGAATTCGGCTATTCGGCAGCATACACCAGAAAACTGGGATAATGGTACGCATTATAagtgatttaaaacaaaaattgaaattacattaatctcaactaattgtttatatacaataacacaGCAACAATTATACAGAGCATGTGGTAGTGATAGAAAAACTGAGCTACACGAACCATTTATGGTTTTGTAGAACACAATTATAAGTAGTCTTTGTGGCCCTCTTAATAACTTATGTAGCTTAAATCACGTGTCTAGAAATTTAGGACACTTTATTCTtgcgatttttttatacatcaatGAGGCAACGAAATGAAAAATCCATTTCTGATTCGCTGGGCTCCATTTAATACATGCATGcgtagctacgccactgatttaAAAGTCTCTTTTGATTCCTAACACTCTATTACTCACTCTCTAGAATTGattcgaaatatataatattttataaacattccaCATTTGAAaggtttaacaaaaaatattacaatgtgaatttttctattaaaatacgGATAAATATTAAGAAGCACTCAAAATAGTTTGTAAAAAGCATTGTGTAATGATTAGTGGGATCATTGAGTTTTCAGAGACTGATTCCTGGCAACTTTCTATTTCGTAACGCGTGGATAGCAATTTGTTTCTAcccgaattatttttatttgccttGAGTACAACTTAGAGTAAATATCttcgaataaatacatttacatattacaaaaaataaaatttcattcgtCTTTCGAATACGGAAAGTGAATAAATTTTGACTAGCTCTGTATTGTTAACgcaaagtttataataaacctaATACTAAGGATTTTGTGCTGCGCACACTTTATTATCAACCCGTTTtaagtgttattaatttttgaataggcataaattcaattaataataataataaggtcatattttttaaagctatatTAACTATGGAAGTTGAATATTACatcatttaatgtaatttgtaaacaaaacacAGATTGTGTTATGCAAAAATTGAAATGGTGTATGAATGCTATGGTATTTTTGCTTTTCCTATGTTGCAGGTCAATAGTTTTCTAACTTACCTTCCGCATAGCAATGAGCGGATGGGCGTGCATGGGTCATGCGCCCCGTTCGCGCAGCACGTGGCGGCCGTGCAGTAGCAGCACTGGCGGCGACAGCTCCGTCTCCGTCCGCAGTGCGCTACTGCAGACGGACCCGGACGCCGGGCCCCATTCATCAGTTGGCCGTGCGAGAACACGTGCTttctaaagtaatttatatagtaaagtAATATACATCGATGTATTTTTAAgcactcaaaatatatattttttgggtaTTGTTAATGATAAGGCGCTAGAATCTATTTAGCGTGAAAATTATGTCAGAGACGTACTTAACTGGTTCTTGGCTATTTAGCTTAACTTTAATGAGTAGGAGATAATCAACGACCAGTATTTATATAACGATAACGTGATAACTTGATAACAGCTCTGTTTCCTTGAGACTTGTTTTCAGGTTTAAAGCTTACCATTTATTACTCACCTCCATTATTGTAAGATCATCAGGTCCACTGCAAATCTGGTTAACAGCCATAATAACTACTACAACAATCGGTAATACTCCAAGTATCCAGCCAACAGCATCAGCCCACATCGGATACACATAGTGGCCATATGATGCCGGCTTATATTCGATCCAattaaacactaaaataaactgaaaagacggtacatagtataaaattataaattattttgttacaattgtGACAATTTTTAGCtctgaatgaaatttaaagatgtaatcgtttttgttttacttacaACTAATGCGGCTGGAGTGATGATTCGCCACATCGCACTCCAAAAAACAACCCAGAGCTTTGACTGCCGGCCGATCATGCTTTGTATATCTCGACAAAACTTTTCTGCTCCGTAAATCCAGGCAATAATAATGCATTCACCAATAGCTATTATAAGAACTGACCAATTCGCTGCGTATTTATCCATGAGTTGCAACCAATACATTCCACTCTGAAACAGAAAGTAATAAGTAAGCTCGAAGTTAGtaaaaattcctttatttacaAGCAAACTAAAATAGCgacatatttaacataaacttACATTAGTTGTAAAAATCAAACCACCCATGTAGCCAAAAATGGCTACCGTTAACACAACCCAAACTTTCTTCTGACGGAAATTTGGAAATCGATCCAATATTGCTGTAGTTACCGTCTCCATTAGAGCGAACTAATAACAGAAAAATACGCAattaaaagagtttttttagttaaatatatttaaaaattatgtattatcagCATACCTGCGAATCCAGTCCTAAAGTTAAAAGCATAACGAAGAACAGTATTGACCAAAGAGGCGAGACTGGTAGTCTAGTTACTACTTCAGGATATACTATGAAAGCTAGACCTGCTCCTTGATCTACTACGCGATCCACGCCTACGTTCAGTTCATGTGCCAGAAACCCTATTACGGAAAATATAACCAAACCGGCAAAAAATGATGTACCAATATTTGACACCGCCACGATTAATGAATCTCTGAAAACAACAATCATtgctttgaatatataaaattatttttaaaaatctacttATGATAAACAGTACATACATATAGCAATTGTTGGTAAATTTGTTGTAAGATGAAAGTGTGATGAGACCTCCCCAAGCTGGACTTAacgcaaaaaatatttgaactgcAGCATCACCCCACACCtgaaataaagaattatattaaaaaccatACGCATGTTTATTACAACAATAGGTAAATCTGTAACATAACGACGATATATACCTGAGCGTTGGCAAGCTGACTAAAATCCGGTGTAAGATAAAACAGAATTCCCGTAGAAGCTCCCGGTAAACTTACTCCGCGAACAAACAGAATCACCAGTACTACATAAGGAAAGAGCGCCGTGAAGTACACCACCTGTGAACAATAAACAACTTGCTACCATTTTGTATCTTTCAGACACTCTTTCAGATAACAAACACAAACAATGGCATATTTCTAAGAGGAATCTTATGAAAACAATATGATTTGCTAAATTGCGACTTGCGCATGTTAGACTTATAGACGCGTCAATTAAGCTTTTTCGTCAAAAgtctattgtaattattatttatataaaaaaatcataataaaaattaataatactgaaGTAGCTCCAAATCTTATTTGTAGATCCAAATCTAATTTTCCAACGCTTATGCTTTTTGAGAAAGAGTAATGATGAAATTCGTCAATATTTTAACTATGAGCTGGCTCCCTATCctttttcacttttttataaCACTGGAATGAGAAAAACAACGAAAACAACGCTAtacgatatttttaaacaatgtgAAAAGGATGTTAATgatgttataaaacttttttacatTATCGATGGTAGTATGTTACTTCATAGATTAAAATGGGgaaaaaacaatgtaaaatatataatttaatatatcaaatgtcaacaaatataatgtaataatataataaataattactattgatTCCTATAATGTCATTAGTTCTACTCTAtttgtaatcatttatatttttgtcatttctaatttattcttctataataatacattaacaaaAAGATGAACTTCTAAATACTACTTTAGCCATTACAAATTTAGATGTTTTTCAGGTCCAGAAGGCTCAGCTTTTGAAAAGtctaaaattcaaaatacaatgCTGACAATTACTTGGTTTCACTAGCTTAATATGGTAATCTATAATGTCTCAAGTCAAATTCAGCGATGGAGGAAAATATCATTAGAAAACTGCATATGTCCACCAAAATGCACTGGAATAGTGATTTGAAACGAACCCTTAAGTCTCATTccttaaaaggagaggaggtGCCCAATAGTGAAAAATTTACATACtcacataattttaatacaacgcattttttgtttgtttatattaatacatgaattaaaaaagcTTATAAGTAAGTGAAGTAAACCGTAATCACTTTTTAAGCCACAGCAGCAagaaaaaaagtattcattttcTAGTTCGAATGATGTGATGTACACAAGGTACAATTTCTCCAATAAATTATGATGAATTTGAAATGCTGACAACGTCCGAGTCTTTTTGTGTTATATGAATTGAACTTATGTGCCTACTGtgatcttattatttattttgtaaaaaatcagTCATTGGCTGTATTACTTATACTTTTAGATATGTTTTCGTAACGCTgatgattttcataaaaaaaatagtttgtaatataaagaGCCATGAACTCCGCCAACAATGTGT includes the following:
- the LOC125077677 gene encoding sodium- and chloride-dependent glycine transporter 1-like isoform X2; translation: MKPEKQTPIPAVTENIPTMEIKYSCKEEIITETVTEETEPERGNWTGRFDFLLSLLGYSVGLGNVWRFPYLCYNNGGGAFLIPFTIMLVIAGLPLMFMELSFGQYAALGPVAVYNRFCPLFRGLGYGMVIVSSIVMLYYNLIIAWTIYYMVVSFASIFYQLPWQNCDADWSTKFCYSYEEANRCQEQNGTYYLRQCLNQSYATLHDIVALAEVALRRPPAEEYFTNQVLGLSSGIEETGHIRVGMAACLFAAWLIVFLCLCKGVQSSGKVVYFTALFPYVVLVILFVRGVSLPGASTGILFYLTPDFSQLANAQVWGDAAVQIFFALSPAWGGLITLSSYNKFTNNCYIDSLIVAVSNIGTSFFAGLVIFSVIGFLAHELNVGVDRVVDQGAGLAFIVYPEVVTRLPVSPLWSILFFVMLLTLGLDSQFALMETVTTAILDRFPNFRQKKVWVVLTVAIFGYMGGLIFTTNSGMYWLQLMDKYAANWSVLIIAIGECIIIAWIYGAEKFCRDIQSMIGRQSKLWVVFWSAMWRIITPAALVFILVFNWIEYKPASYGHYVYPMWADAVGWILGVLPIVVVVIMAVNQICSGPDDLTIMEKARVLARPTDEWGPASGSVCSSALRTETELSPPVLLLHGRHVLRERGA